Proteins found in one Solitalea lacus genomic segment:
- a CDS encoding thioredoxin family protein, producing the protein MKGFLFSVCCVFASVAVNAQDRAINFEHGTWAEIKAKAAKEKKVIFMDCYTSWCGPCKKLAKEVFTLNEVADYYNANFVNAKMDMEKGEGPELAKQYGIRAYPSLLFVTPEGKLISKNEGAPDFRAFIDYGKKAVSGESLESLMAEYKKGNRSPEFMKKYMTRMEGIKGNTSAIIEEYFSRIPQIQWQTAENWYFINRYVRSEQSLVFKYVLQNQKAYEKKFTAEAVSDYFVMIYGNSIQKAANGAFPAEDLKDLKDGFGKMNFAGAGKLALQCDAAAASISKDMKAYADVMEVIFTKYPEKKIDDRIVAVGSFCWKMLNQASDPYVLQKATKLAEMSMQVQDPEFMDVYARLLVETGNFDKGIEVEQKVIAMLKAKPSADVSLTACEERLEKFKRRKSQASVQK; encoded by the coding sequence ATGAAAGGCTTTCTATTTAGCGTATGCTGCGTGTTTGCAAGCGTCGCTGTGAATGCACAGGATAGGGCGATTAACTTTGAGCACGGTACATGGGCCGAGATCAAAGCGAAGGCGGCGAAGGAAAAAAAGGTAATCTTCATGGATTGCTATACCAGCTGGTGCGGGCCTTGTAAAAAATTGGCAAAGGAAGTATTCACACTCAATGAAGTGGCTGATTACTACAATGCTAATTTTGTCAATGCCAAAATGGATATGGAAAAAGGCGAGGGACCAGAGTTAGCAAAGCAATATGGCATTAGAGCCTACCCTTCATTGCTGTTTGTTACTCCTGAAGGAAAACTCATTAGTAAAAATGAAGGAGCTCCCGATTTCAGAGCGTTTATTGATTATGGTAAGAAGGCTGTGTCGGGAGAGTCTCTGGAATCCTTGATGGCCGAATACAAAAAAGGCAACAGATCTCCTGAGTTCATGAAGAAATACATGACCAGAATGGAAGGCATTAAGGGAAATACTAGCGCAATAATTGAAGAGTATTTTAGCCGCATTCCTCAAATCCAGTGGCAAACAGCTGAAAACTGGTACTTTATTAATCGTTATGTAAGGAGTGAACAGTCTTTGGTTTTCAAGTATGTGCTTCAAAATCAAAAGGCCTACGAAAAGAAATTTACTGCTGAGGCTGTGTCGGATTATTTTGTAATGATATATGGCAATTCTATTCAGAAGGCGGCCAACGGCGCTTTTCCGGCGGAAGATCTGAAAGATCTGAAAGACGGTTTTGGTAAGATGAATTTTGCAGGAGCGGGTAAGCTGGCATTGCAGTGTGATGCCGCTGCGGCAAGTATAAGCAAAGACATGAAAGCCTATGCTGATGTAATGGAAGTTATTTTTACAAAATACCCGGAAAAGAAAATCGATGATCGAATTGTAGCAGTGGGTTCTTTTTGCTGGAAAATGCTCAATCAGGCTTCTGATCCTTACGTTTTGCAAAAGGCAACCAAATTGGCAGAAATGTCTATGCAAGTCCAAGACCCGGAATTTATGGATGTTTACGCAAGACTCCTTGTAGAAACAGGAAATTTTGATAAAGGTATTGAAGTAGAACAGAAGGTAATCGCGATGCTGAAAGCTAAGCCGAGTGCGGATGTTTCTCTTACAGCTTGCGAAGAACGCCTGGAGAAATTTAAACGCAGGAAAAGTCAAGCTTCAGTGCAGAAATAA